A region of the Candidatus Methylomirabilota bacterium genome:
GTCTGGGGCGAGACCGAGGACACCACCTTCCGCCTTCGCGGGCACCGCGAGGCGGGGAAGTTCCTCGCGCGGCGCCTGCTCGAGGGGGGCGTGGACATGTCCTACGCCTACGCGCCGCTCCACCATCAGGGGCTCGCCCACGCCTTCCTCAACACCGTCTTCTACCTCGACTACGATCGCGTGGGCTTTCCCTACCCGATCGTGGCCTTCCAGGTGAACTGCTACGGCCGCCGCGTGATCGCCCAGAAGGGCTTCCGCGCGAGCATGGCGAAGCCTCTCGCCGAGGCGGAGCTCGATCCGCCCTCGCCGTCGCCGAAGCGCTGCATGGAGGTGGGCGCGGCCACCGCGCTCGCCCTTCGCGAGAGCCCCTGGCGGGTGGCGCTGATCGCGTCGTCGAGCTGGTCGCACGCCTTCCTCACCGACAAGCACCATCAGCTCTACCCCGACATCGAGGCGGACCGCCGGCTCTACGAGGCTCTCCGACGCGGCGACTACGAGGCCTGGCGCGCCCGCACGCTCGCCGAGGTCGAGGACTCCGGGCAGCAGGAGATGCTCAACTGGTACATGCTCGCCGGCGCCATGGAGGCGCTCGGCCGCAAGCCCGACGAGTGCGACTTCATCGAGACGTGGATCTTCAACTCCAACAAGTGCTTCGCGGTGTACAAGCCATGACGACGACGGCGAATCCTCCGACCACCGCCCCCGCGCCCGCGATGCCGCGGCTCTCCGGCGACATCCGTCACCTCATCCCGACGCTGGGCCTCAAGGAGTACTGGTATCCCGCCATCGAGGACCGGAAGGTCGGGGCGCGCAAGCCCGTGAAGGTCTCGCTGCTCGGCGAGGAGCTTTGTCTCTTCCGCGGCGCCACCGGCGCCGTCGCGGCCATTGGGGACATCTGCCCGCATCGCGGGGCGCGGCTCAGCGAGGGCGACTGCCACTATCGCGGCACGGTGGCCTGCCCCTATCACGGCTGGGTCTACGACGAGAGCGGGAAAAACGTGGCCGTGCTATCCGAGGGTCCGGACTCCGGCGTGTGCGGCAAGCCGGGCACGGAAGCGCGGATGTACCCCACGCGGACGCTGAAGGGCCTCGTCTTCGTGTGGATGGGCCAGGGCGAGCCCGCGCCCATCGAGGAGGACGTGCCGGAGGAGTTCTTCGACGCCGATGCGCTGGTGCAGGTGGGCCTCGTGTACTGGAAGTGCAACTGGGAGGTCGCCCTCGAGAACTCGATGGACTCGCACGTGAACTACGTCCAC
Encoded here:
- a CDS encoding extradiol ring-cleavage dioxygenase, whose product is MGEILGLGMTHYPPLISHDQNMADILRAIMKDPGLPERYRDPSGWPEPMRREYAGDGGTAAAAGHRASLLRHFRHARRLLDEFRPDVVVIWGDDQHENFTADIIPPFCVLAYDQIEARHRKRDAGSNVWGETEDTTFRLRGHREAGKFLARRLLEGGVDMSYAYAPLHHQGLAHAFLNTVFYLDYDRVGFPYPIVAFQVNCYGRRVIAQKGFRASMAKPLAEAELDPPSPSPKRCMEVGAATALALRESPWRVALIASSSWSHAFLTDKHHQLYPDIEADRRLYEALRRGDYEAWRARTLAEVEDSGQQEMLNWYMLAGAMEALGRKPDECDFIETWIFNSNKCFAVYKP